In the genome of Mucilaginibacter sp. 14171R-50, the window GCTGCGGTTTTTATAAAGTTGTGATCTAAGCTTGGTATAACTATATAAGTTTGGCCGGTGGCTAATGCAGCATCAATGTAACTGTTAAAAATATCCATTTTACCGGTGCCAAAAAACTCATCCAAACCGTAGTGGCCGCTTGGGGTTTTTAAACCATTTGCCTTTAACAACGCGCTAAACTCTTTTGCCTTAAGTCCCCAGAAACCGTTCTGGGCAGAGTAACCAAAGGTTTCCACCTCGCTGTAGCCAGCCTTGGCAACTTTGGCAATAACGCCCTTTACATCTTTAGGCAACTGATCGCGCAGGCTATACAGCTGCAGGCCAACACCATTGGGGGTTTTAGCCGATAACAAATTTGGTGCAAGCACCATACCTGCCGAGGCTAAGCCCGCCTGTGTTAAAAATTTTCTTCTGTTTATCATTTATTTAATTGGTTGATGTAATTGTATTGTATAGACGTAATGCCCGCCTTATGGTTTAAACATCGCAGATATGTACTGCCTTACGCAGGGATAACAGCTTGTCCTTTTGCTTAGGTATAAACTCCTGCGCAACAAAACCCTTATGGCCTACTTCTAAAACGGCACGCATAATTGCCGGATAAAATAATTCCTGGGTCTCGTCAATCTCGTTACGGCCAGGTACACCACCGGTGTGGTAGTGGGCAATGTACTGGTGATGATCGCGAATGTTACGGATAACATCGCCCTCATCTATCTGCATATGATAGATATCATATAGCAGCTTAAAATTTTCAGACCCCAGCCTTTTACAAAGTTCGGCGCCCCAGGCGGTGTGGTCGCATTGGTAATCCTTATGGTCAATTTTGCTGTTAAGCAACTCCATTACCAAAACAACGTTGTGCTGCTCGGCAAGTTTAACCATTGGTTTCAGGCCTGCAACACAGTTCTTCCATCCTTCTTCATCGGTTTTACCGCGGCGACTGCCGCTAAAGCATATCAGGTTTTTATATCCTGCTGCTGCTACCTTAGGTATCATGGCCGTATAGTTTTTATGCAGCTGCGCATGAAACTGCGTATCGCCAAACCCGTCGGTAAGGTTTATTTCGGCACCATTGCACATGGATGAAAACAGCCCGTATTTTTTTAGCGTGGGCCAGTCTTCCGGGCCAACCAGGTCGATACCCTTGATGCCTATATCCTTAGCCGCAGCGCAAAGCTGCTCAACACTAATATCGCCATAACACCAGCGGCATACCGCATGGTTTATATTACCTTTCAGTTTATCGGCCATTAATTCGTTCCCTTCCGACTTAAAAGACGACAGCATACCCGATGCGGCTACTGCCGCGGTACCCGCAAGCAAATTCTTTATAGCCGACCTCCTGTTTGTTCCTGCCATGATTATACTTCTACCCTGCCTGCGTTTGGTTCTTCAATATCTAAACCCGGCTTTGCTTGTATCTGGTTGGTATCTTTAAAGAAAATAACAAACACCAGGAACACGAACGCGGCTATACCCGCCGGTATTAACCAAATGGTTGTCCAGTTATGCGAAGTATCAGATGTTTTCCAATGGTCCACAACAGGGCCCGATATGTACGATCCGATAAGCATACCCACGCCGTAGGTTGCCAGTGTAATAAAACCCTGAGCGGCGCTTTTAAAACGTTCGCCTGCAAGATTATCGGTATAAATTTGCCCCGTTACGAAGAAGAAATCGTAACAGATACCGTGCATAACTATACCTGCTATAAGCATCCAGTAGTTTGAACCGGTATCGCCGTAAGCAAAGAATATATAACGCAACACCCACGCCAGCATACCAACCGCAAGCATTTTTTTAACACCAAGGCGCACAAAAAACAAAGGCATCAGCGCCATAAATACCAGCTCGGATATTTGCCCCATCGATTGTTTGCCGGCCGCAGCTTTCATACCAACCTCGTTAAGGAAAGGGTTGGTAAAGTTGTAATAAAATGCCAATGGTACGCATATAGCTACCGATGCAAGGAAAAATATCAGGTACGACCTATTTTTTAACAAACCGATAGAATCCAACCCCATAATATCGCTTAGGGATGTTTTCTGACCTTTTTTTGCCGGCGGGGTTGCAGGTAACGTAAAACTTAATAAACCTAATATTAACGAGGCGATAGCGGCCATTTTAAAGGTTAATACAAGCGAATTGCTTTGCTCCCAGCCGAGCCATCCAATTGTTAAACCGGCGATGATCCAACCTGCTGTTCCGAAAATACGTATCGGTGGAAACTCCTTGCTTGGATTTAGCATTTGCTTAAACGATACCGAGTTTACCAACGCCAGCGTAGGCATGTAGATGATCATGTAAGCCAAAATAACCGGGAAAAAGCCCTCGAAATTAGGTATGGTTGTTATGTAGTACAACAACGCCGCGCCTGTTAAGTGCAAAATTCCCAAAACCTTCTGGGCCGAGAAAAACCTGTCGGCGATTAATCCGATAATAAAAGGCGCGATGATGGCACCCCACGATTGGGTTGCATAAGCGTTACCATTTTGTACACCTGTTGCACTTAATGTTTTGGTTAAATACGTCCCCATAGTTACAAACCATGCACCCCAGATAAAAAACTCCAGGAACATCATGGTAGATAACTTAACGCGTGTTGTTGCGGTCATAATTTTTTAAGTTTAAATTGGTTTAGGGTTGCTTGGTTTATTCTTTTACTGATAAAATATATTTCACCATTTCTTTCGCGTCGTTTACAGCCAGGTCAGGGTGCGCGGTCATAGGTACCGTACCCCAGTTACCGCTGCCGCCTTTAATCACCTTATCAGCCAGTTTATCAATATCCGATTCGGTATATTTCTTGGCTATATCAACCAGCGCGGGCCCTATTACCTTACTATTGGTATTATGGCAGGTGTTACAATCGTTATTGGCCATCAACGCCTCGCCTTTGTTATCAGGCGTGCCGGCTGCCTTGGTTGTACCGATGTTATTTGCAGCGGTATCATTAGCTGCGTCAGAGTTATGCGCTACCGCTGCCTGGTCTGTCGCTTGCGCGCTATCGGCCTCACTGCCGCCGGGAGGTTTTGATTTATCGCCGCCGCCGCAAGCTGCCAAAGCCAAACTTAATCCTAATATTACAAATATCTTTTTCATGTGTGTTTTAGTTTTATTAGTAGATGATATGTTTTTTATAATCCTATCAGCGATCTGTTAAACGCATCGTCGCTGCCCGATGCTGCAAAATCATCAAAGGCCCGTTCGGTAACCCTGATAATGTGGTCTTTTATAAATTGGGCGCCTTCGCGTGCGCCATCTTCGGGGTGCTTAAGCGCGCATTCCCACTCCAGTACCGCCCACCCCTTATAATCGTATTGGGTAAGCTTGCTGAATATCGCCTTGAAATCAACCTGCCCGTCGCCTAATGAACGGAAACGGCCGGCGCGGTCAATCCAATCTGAATATCCCCCGTATACGCCCTGCCTGCCGGTAGGGTTAAATTCGGCATCCTTTACATGGAACATTTTTATACGTTCGTGGTAAATATCAATGTATTCCAGGTAATCCATTGCCTGTAATACAAAGTGCGACGGATCATATAACAAACAAGCGCGTTTATGGTTGTTCACCTTGCTCAAAAATCTTTCGTAGCTAACGCCATCGTGCAGGTCTTCGCCGGGGTGTACCTCGTAGCAAAGATCTATGCCATTCTCGTCAAAAACATTCAGGATGGGTTCCCAGCGTTTGGCAAGCTCATCAAAAGCCGCGTCAACCAAACCGGCCGGGCGCTGTGGCCAGGGGTATACCATGTGCCATATCAAAGCACCGCTAAAGGTAACATGCGCGTTAAGTCCTAAGTTTTTTGATGCTTTTGCGGCAGCGTGCAATTGGGATACTGCCCATTTTTGCCTTTCGGCAGGGTTATTTTTATACGCATCAGGCGCAAACGCATCAAACAGCGTATCGTAAGCCGGGTTCACCGCAACCAGTTGCCCCTGTAAGTGTGTAGAAAGCTCGGTTATTTGCAAACCGGCCTCGTTTACAATGCCATTTATCTCGTCGGCGTAGGTTTTACTGTCGGCAGCTTTTTGCAGATCTATAAAACGCAGGTCGTTGGTAGGCAGCTGCACCCCTTTGTAACCTAAGCCTGCTGCCCATTGGCAGATAGATCTGAGGTCGTTAAAAGGCGCTGCATCACCAATAAACTGGGCTAAAAATATGGCCGGTCCTTTTATGGTAGTCATACGTTAGATAGTATATTTTGTCCATTTTTCGTCGCTTGCGTTTGATGCAACAACGTTATTTATAAATGCCATTCCGCGAATACCATCATCAACCGACGGGAAATCTATCCACTCTGGTATTTCGCGGCCCTCGATTTTTGCACTAAGTGCCAAAGCGAAGTTGCGGTACAAATTACCGAATGCTTCCAGGTAACCCTCGGGGTGCCCGCCCGGTGTACGGCAGTTTGATGATGCTGCACTTGATAAGTTAGCAGTGCCCGCGCGTAAGATCTCGGCAGGTTTGTCGAGCCATCTTACAATGAGCGTATTAGGTTCCATCTGGTGCCACTCCAACCCGCCATTCTCACCAAAAACACGGATAGTTAAAGCATTTTCTGAGCCGGCAGCTACCTGGGAAGCGATAAGCGTTCCTGTAGCCCCGCCATCAAAACGAAGCAAAACTGCCCCGTCATCATCAAGCATACGGCCATCAACCACAATGTTTAACGAAGCGCTCAATTCCGAGATCTTTTGGCCTGAGATATATTCTGCCAAATGAGCAGCGTGTGTACCAATATCGCCCATAGCACCCGCTTTACCGGATTTGGACGGATCGGTACGCCATGAGGCTTGCGCGTTACCCTCACGTTCTGAAAGGCGGCTTAACCAGCCTTGCAGATACTCAACATATATTTTTCTTACTTTACCTAATGCGCCGCTTTTGATAAGCTCGCGCGCCTCTTTTACCATCGGGTAACCGGCATAGGTGTGGGTAAGCAATAGCATCAATCCTGTTTCCTCAACTTTTGCTTTTAGTTGCTGTGCTTCCTCAAGGGTAAAAGTTATCGGTTTTTCTATCACCACGTTAAAACCGTTATCCAAAGCCTGCATTGCCGGGGCGAAGTGGGCAAAATTTGGTGTAACTATCGTTACAAAGTCCATACGTTCGTCGGCCGGGCGTTGTGCTTCTGCCTTAAACATTTCATCATAAGTGTTGTAAACCCTGTCCTGATCGAGGAATAGCATACGCCCGCTTTCCTGGGCTATATCCGCGTGCATGCTCAAAGCGCCGCAAACCAGCTCTACCTGCCCGTCCATGTTGGCTGCAATACGGTGGATAGCCCCTATAAAGGCATCCTTGCCGCCGCCTATCATGCCCATGCGCAATTTTCTGTTACTCATATAGTGTAGATAAACTCTTAAAAACCACTCCGCTGATTAAGCGGGGTGGTTTTACAAGTATAAAATTAGATTTAAAAGTAAAGCCCCTCCGCCGTAAGCGGTAAGGGCTTGTTAATATTTACGAAAGCGCCCAGGCCTTGTCGCCTTTTTTGTAAGGGTAGTCGCCTATGTACTTGCCCGGTACCGGCACATAACGCAATGCCTTTGTAGCACCAACTTCTGATGTGAAGAAACCAAGCAATGTCAGCTGTTTTATCATCGAGAAATAGTGGTTAGGGTCTTCGGGCTTCTTGGTTTTTGAGTATTCTTTCGCCTCTTTATCAAGGTCGGTCAGCAATTCGGTCCTTTGTTTGGCATCAGCCTCCATAAAGGATTTTTTGAATTTTTTGTTGCTTGCATCTTCCAGTTGAGACAGACCTTTTTTGAAAACCTTTTGGTCGTCTTCCGTGTAGCAATCCCTAACCATTATTGCCATAAAGCCACCAACATTTGCCGCTTTTGCACCGGGCGTTGATGTTTCGGGTAAAATGGTTTCGCCTACTTCGTTTAAAAAGGCGGTAGTATCTTTTGCAAACAAGTCGTCAGTATTTACTTTACTGCCCGATTTGCAGCCTGATATAAAAAGTTCGGCACCAATTACCGTCCCTCCTATTATCAAACCCACTCTGCTTATCGCGTCTCTTCTATTCATTTTATTATTGATTGAATTTAGTGAACTATGATTTAATGATTAAGCTTTCAATTCGAAACCTGCAGGGTACTGGCGTTTAACGTACTGGTTAACAGCGTCAAAGTTAGTAACCTTCATGGCCTGGTTATCCCAGGTGTATTTAATGGTACCACCTTTAAGGTCGTGGCCGCGCACTGCAAGGTTTGCCATCAGCAAGGCCTCGGTTAACGGACCCGCAACTTCAAACGGCGAGCTTACTTCCATTTTACCGTAACCTGCCAAACATGCCTCAACCCATTGCGCGTAGTGGCCGTTGGCACCGCCCGGTACACGCTTGTATTTTTGCGGCGCGTTAGCTTCCTGGGTACGCGATTTTGGCAATAGGGTAGCCGCATCAGAATAGGTGCTGGCGTACATTTTACCTTTTGTACCTATGAATAATGTACCGTTGCCTTCTTCGCCACCCCATTTTTCGTTAGGGCCAAGCTCATCAGGCCTTTCAGGCTGTATACCGCCATCCATCCAGTGCAGCGTTACATCACCTTTGGTTTTGTTGGTTTTAGGGAAGGTTAATGTAATGTGGCTTGACGGCGGGCAGCTTTCAGGGAAAACGCCTTTTTTAAACTCATCTACATAAACACTGCCTACGCTGGCCTGCACATCTTTAACATACTGTATGCCCAGCACACGGAACGGCGCTTCCACCAGGTGGCAGCCCATATCGCCAAGGGCGCCGGTACCGTAATCCCACCATCCGCGCCAGTTAAACGGCACTAATTTATCTACGTAATCTTTTTTAGGCGCAGTACCCAGCCAAAGATCCCAGTCAAGTTCTTTCGGGATCTCGGCCTTGGTGGTAGGCCACTGTATACCTTGCGGCCATACAGGGCGGTTTGTCCAGCAGTAAACGGTATGCACATCGCCTATCAGGTCGGCATCATACCATTCAGACATTAAGCGGGTACCATCGTTTGATGCGCCCTGGTTACCCATTTGTGTAACCACTTTGAATTTTTTTGCAGCGTCGGTTAGCAACCGTGCTTCCCAGATATCATGTGTAAGCGGTTTTTGCACGTATACGTGCTTACCCATCTGCATAGCGTTATAAGCTATTATAGCGTGGTTATGGTCAGGAGTTGATACCGATACCGCATCAAAGTGCTTGTGCTCTTTATCGTACATCTCGCGCCAGTCTTTATAATACTTGGCTTTAGGGAACGAGGCCCTTGACTTTGCCGCGCGACGGTCGTCAACATCGCACAGGAAAGCTATGTTTGCCTTGCCACTTTTTGCAAAGTTGGCAATGTCGCTTTCGCCTTTACCGCCGGCGCCAACGCCTGCAACATTCAGCATATCGCTTGGCGCTGTGTAACCGTTACCGCCCAATACAAAGCGCGGTACTATCATGAATCCTGCGGCCGCCAATGCGCCCGACTTTATAAAATTCCGCCTTGACGGATTTGAGCCTGTGGCTTCTTTTTCTTCAGTCATTGTTAGTCGAATTTCAATTCTGTTTTAAATATTACCTTTTTTAAGTTCATCAACCGCATAGTTTGCAGCACGCGCTGTAAGCGCCATGTAGGTTAACGATGGGTTTTGACAAGCCGCTGAGGCCATGGCCGCGCCATCTGTAACAAATACGTTTTTAGCGTCCCAAACCTGGTTGTAAGCATTCAATACCGATGATTTTGGATCGCGGCCCATGCGTGCTGTACCCATCTCGTGGATACCGCGGCCTAATACCGGCTCGGATGTATAGGTTTGTACATCTTTAACACCTGCGTTCTCCAGCATCTCTTTGGCGTCGTTCATCATATCTATACGCATTTTGCGCTCGTTATCCTTACATTCCGCGTCAATAGCCAGTATTGGCAGGCCCCATTTATCCTTTCTGGTTTTATCCAGATAAACACGGTTTTCGTGATATGGCAGGGTTTCGCCGAAGCCACCCATACCAAAGCTCCATGAACCCGGTTCTGATAACGCATCTTTAAAGTCACCACCGATATTCATTTCGGCGATATCACGGCTCCAGCCACTGCGGCTGCCGCCGCCCTGGTAACCAAAGCCGCGGATGTAATCGCGTTTTTCGCCATTCAGGTTGCGGTAACGTGGTATGTATATACCGTTTGCACGGCGCCCGAAATAGTATTTATCTTCAAAGCCCTCGATACGGCCCCCGGCGCCAACACCCAGGTGGTGGTCCATAACGTTGTGGCCAAGCTGGCCGCTGCTGCTGCCTAAGCCGCCTTCCCATACGTCGGTAGCCGAATTCATTAACACCCAGGCGCTGTTTAGTGCCGATGCGTTAACAAAAACGATTTTAGCGTAAAACTCATAGGTTTTGTTGGTTTCTGCATCCAATACCTCAACGCCTTTTGCTTTTTTGGTGTCTTTATCGTAAAGTATCCTGGTTACTATAGACCACGGGCGAACGGTTAAGTTACCTGTTGCCATAGCTGCAGGCAAAGTTGCCGACTGCGTGCTGAAATATGCGCCGAACGGACAGCCTAACCAGCATTTGTTACGGTACTGGCAGTTTGTACGATTATTGTGCGGTACGGTGATATTAGCGGTACGGCCTATTATGAAATGCCTTGCTTGTTTGTAAAATTCGTCGTAACGTTTTTTAATATCCTTTTCTACAACATTCATCTCCATCGGCGGCATAAAATCGCCGTCAGGAAGAATTGGCACGCCATCCCTGTTACCAGAGATACCCGCAAATTTTTCTGCGTGGCTATACCATGGCGCAAGGTCCTTGTAACGGATAGGCCAGTCCGTACCTATACCATCTTTTAAGTTCGCTTCAAAATCGGTATCGTGCCAGCGGTACGATTGTCTGCCCCACATTAACGAACGACCACCAACATGGTAACCCCTAAACCAGTCGAAACGCTTAATTTCGGTGTACGGGCTTTCCTTTTCGTTGGTCCAATAGTCAAGGTTGGTTTCATTTAAAGGGTAATCACGCTTTAAAACCGGGTAATCCTCTATCATTTTTTGCGTTCGGCCACCTCTGTGTTCAAATTCCCACGGGCCTTTATTAGCGTTCACATAATCTTTAATGTGCTCGATATTTTTACCGCGCTCTAACATGATGGTTTTTAAGCCTTTCTCGGTCAGTTCTTTTGCAGCCCAGCCGCCTGAGATACCTGAACCAATGACTATCGCGTCATAAGTGTTTGTAGACATAAAAGTATAGCGTTAAATATATTTGTTTAGTAATTGGATGTCCCGTCTAATGTATGAATAAAAATTATTTTACAAATATTACATTGTGTTTTTTTTACACAATGTTCCCCCCCGAACCCCCTAAAGGGGGAATAAGCTTTTTCTCTCCCCCTTTAGGGGGTCGGGGGGCTTACACGTTCCCCTTTTTCATTTCGCTTACGGCGTGGTCAACCGCGCGGGCGGTAAAGGCCATATAGGTAAGCGATGGATTTTGGCAGCTCGTTGATGTCATGCTGGCCCCGTCTGTAACGTAAACGTTTTTACAGGCGTGCAGGCGGTGCCATTTATCAAGCATCGATGTTTTTGGATCGTTACCCATGCGTACACCACCCATTTCGTGGATATCAAGCCCGGGCGCCCGGTGATCTGTAGATGCCTGAATATTGGTGAAACCCGCCGAGGTAAACATCTCTGTCATCTGCTCCACGTAATCCTTTTTCATTTTCTCGTCGTTATCGTCGTAATCAACAGAAATTCTTAGCTGTGGGATGCCCCACGGGTCCTTCAATGATTTATCTAACGTAACGTAATTTGTTTCTTTGGGGATGGTTTCGCCCATCATGTGCGAGCCTACGTGCCAGCCACTCAGGTCTTTTTTTACCAGGTTGTCTTTCAGGGTTTGGCCAATGCCCTCGCTGCTGTTCTGCTGCCAGCGGTAAGCGCTGAAACCGCAGGCATAGCCGCGTAAGAAATCGGTTTCTTGCTTGTAAACGTTCCTGAAACGGGGAATGTAACCACCGCCCGCAGGGTTGCGGCCATCGGTTGTCCATTCCTTAGCGCCGTCGTACTCGGCATTTATGTGTGCCGAATAATTATGAAAGGCTACGTATTTACCCAATGTACCGCTATCGTTACCTAACCCGTTAGGGAAACGGTTTGATGTTGAATTAAGCAGTATCAGGTTACTGTTTAATGCCGCTGCGTTCACAAAAATAACATCGGCATAGTATTCAATAGCTTCTTTGGTGTTGGCGTCAATAACCCTTACCCCCGCTGCCTTGCCTTTCTTTTCGTCGTAGATGATTGATTCGACAACCGAATGCGGCCTTAAGGTGCAATGACCAGATTTTAATGCCCATGGGATGGTTGATGAGTTGGCGCTGAAATAGCCGCCAAACGGGCAGCCGCGCTGGCACAGGGTACGCTCCTGGCATTGCGCCCGGCCTTGGTCTAAATGTATCTGGTTGGGTTTTGATAAGTGGGCGCAGCGCGCGCTTATTACGTGCCTGTTCTTATACGTTTTTTTAACGTGGTTGCTAAAATAGGTCTCGACCGCGTTTAGGGGGAATGCGGGCAAAAACTCACCGTCCGGCAATTCGGGGATGCCATCGCGGTTGCCGGATATACCCGCGAATTTTTCTACATAGCTATACCAAGGTGCTATATCCTTATAACGGATAGGCCAGTCAACCGCAAAACCATCGCGGGCGGGGCCTTCAAAATCAAAGTCGCTCCATCGCTGGGTTTGGCGCGCCCAAAGCAGCGATTTACCACCCGTTTGGTAACCGCGAATCCAGTCGAACGGCTTTTCCTGCACGTACGGGTGCTCAGCATCCTTAACAAAAAAATGTGCTGCATCTTCGCCAAAGGCGTAGCAACGGTTTACAATGGGATTCGCCTTTTGCACATCATCGGGCAACACGCCATGATGCGGGAACTCCCAGGGATACAAGTTTGTTGTGGGATAATCTTTTATATGCTTAACATCGCGGCCGCGTTCAAGCACAAGCGTTTTAAGGCCTTTGTCTGTAAATTCCTTGGCTGCCCAGCCCCCGCTCATGCCCGATCCGATAACTATGGCATCGAACGTACGATCTTTAACACTATCTATATTTAAATTGGCCATAATTATACCGCTGCGAGCTTTTTAACCGGGTAGTAAGCATTATATCTTCCCGGTACCAGTTCATAAACTATTTGCTTTGTCATAAAGTACTTAGAGGTTGTATACCCAAATACCGTTTGTTCTTTTACCATCCTGTAAAATGCCGTCAGCTTTGCATTATCCTTGTAATTTTTATCATTGCTGTGCTGTTCAATACCGCTTACAAAGGCGGTACGGTCTTTTACCGAACATTTGCTAAAAGGCTGCCCGTGCTGTTTTTTTACCGCGCTTTCAAAATCATCAAGGCCGGCAATAAAATCGTCCTGATGTTCTTTATCATAGCAGTCATCTATCATTTTAAAAACAAATAAATGCAGGCCAAGGTCTTTTGCGCCCGGTGTAGCCGTTTTGGGCAAAATAGTTTCGGTAAGCTCTGTTACCAGCGTTTCCTGGTCGGCATTAAGCTTAAGGTGTTTCAGCTGCACGGTGGGCTTGCCCTTATCGTTCAGGCACGACGGTAGTATGGCCGCACTGCCTAATATGAGGGCCATATTCCTTATCGCTATCCGCCGGTTTATCTTATTATCCAATATCTTTAAATTAGTAAGTGTTAAAAATACAATTACTGGGTGTAAGGTAGTTTTTAACTACTAATATCCCCACTTTTTCATGGTTTGTAAATCAATTTTTACACAATCAAACGGATCTACCCCCTGGTACGATTCCTGCTCAATGATCAGGTAAACCGTTCCGCCTGTTTTTTTGGCTGCCTTTAACACATCTTTAACCGGTAAGACGCCCTTGCCTAAAATAGTGCTCTCGTAACCGGTGCCTTCGGTATTGGTGGCGCTTTTTACCTCGTCTTTTACGTGCATGGATACAAACCTGCCCGGGTATTTCTCGATCAGCGAAATAGCGTTATTCTCGCGGCCGAACATGTTACCAATATCCAGTTGCTGCGAAACCTTATCAGGGTCGGTGTTTTGCAGGATGTAATCGAACAGGCGCATATCGCCAACCATGGTTGTAAATTCAAAATCGTGGTTATGGTAACCAAACTTCATGTTGTGCTGCTGGCAAAGCTCGCCGCTTTTGTTAAACTGCTCAAGTGTACGTTTCAGCAAGTCGGTATCATGGCGCACCTTTTCGTCCATCCAGGGGCTTATCACAAATTTCTGGCCCATGTAGGCCGCGTCTTCCACGGTATATTTCCATACATCTGTAAAGTCGTTTTTTGCGGCATCCCAGTGCTGCGGGGTCATTACCGTATGGCCGCTTGGCATTTGCAGCCCCAGGTCGTCCAGTACTTTCTTAAACTCTTTCGCTGTCCAGCCGTAAAATTTGCGGTTAACATAGTTAGCATGCTCTACGTGCTGGTAGCCCATATCCGACAGCTTTTTTAATGAGCCGGCGGGGTCCTTCATCATTGCATCGCGTACGGAATAAAGTTGTAAGCCAACTCTTTGAATGCGGCCCGGCGCTGCAAACAGGTCGCCCGGCATTAAAGCTGCTGCAGTGGCTGCAATAGCGCTGTTTTTTAAAAATGTTCTGCGGGATGATGTCATTTTATTTTGAGATTTAGTTGATGTTAGTGTTTACTTATAGGAAACGCCGGAAATAATAAATTGGTATTGCTTACAAAGGCAATGTGCTTACTATCAGGCGACCACGAAGGCGTGTTGATAGTACCCTGGCCGCCATATAAATAGGCAACCACCTTTGACGGGCCGCCGCCAACCGGCATTACACGTATATAAACGTGTTTATAAAAGGGATGATCGCCCGGAGCTACTTCATTTTTAAGGAAGGTGATGTACACTATCCATTTGCCATCGGGCGATACATGCGGGAACCAGTTATTATAATCGTCGTTTGTTATTTGTGTTTGTTCGGTACCGTCGGCCTTCATGCGCCAAACCTGCATCAGGCCTGTACGTACCGAATTGAAGTAAATGTATTGGCCGTCGGGCGTGTATTCGGGGCCATCATCAAGGCCGGGGGTGTTAGTAAG includes:
- a CDS encoding gluconate 2-dehydrogenase subunit 3 family protein; protein product: MDNKINRRIAIRNMALILGSAAILPSCLNDKGKPTVQLKHLKLNADQETLVTELTETILPKTATPGAKDLGLHLFVFKMIDDCYDKEHQDDFIAGLDDFESAVKKQHGQPFSKCSVKDRTAFVSGIEQHSNDKNYKDNAKLTAFYRMVKEQTVFGYTTSKYFMTKQIVYELVPGRYNAYYPVKKLAAV
- a CDS encoding sugar phosphate isomerase/epimerase; the encoded protein is MTSSRRTFLKNSAIAATAAALMPGDLFAAPGRIQRVGLQLYSVRDAMMKDPAGSLKKLSDMGYQHVEHANYVNRKFYGWTAKEFKKVLDDLGLQMPSGHTVMTPQHWDAAKNDFTDVWKYTVEDAAYMGQKFVISPWMDEKVRHDTDLLKRTLEQFNKSGELCQQHNMKFGYHNHDFEFTTMVGDMRLFDYILQNTDPDKVSQQLDIGNMFGRENNAISLIEKYPGRFVSMHVKDEVKSATNTEGTGYESTILGKGVLPVKDVLKAAKKTGGTVYLIIEQESYQGVDPFDCVKIDLQTMKKWGY
- a CDS encoding GMC oxidoreductase, encoding MSTNTYDAIVIGSGISGGWAAKELTEKGLKTIMLERGKNIEHIKDYVNANKGPWEFEHRGGRTQKMIEDYPVLKRDYPLNETNLDYWTNEKESPYTEIKRFDWFRGYHVGGRSLMWGRQSYRWHDTDFEANLKDGIGTDWPIRYKDLAPWYSHAEKFAGISGNRDGVPILPDGDFMPPMEMNVVEKDIKKRYDEFYKQARHFIIGRTANITVPHNNRTNCQYRNKCWLGCPFGAYFSTQSATLPAAMATGNLTVRPWSIVTRILYDKDTKKAKGVEVLDAETNKTYEFYAKIVFVNASALNSAWVLMNSATDVWEGGLGSSSGQLGHNVMDHHLGVGAGGRIEGFEDKYYFGRRANGIYIPRYRNLNGEKRDYIRGFGYQGGGSRSGWSRDIAEMNIGGDFKDALSEPGSWSFGMGGFGETLPYHENRVYLDKTRKDKWGLPILAIDAECKDNERKMRIDMMNDAKEMLENAGVKDVQTYTSEPVLGRGIHEMGTARMGRDPKSSVLNAYNQVWDAKNVFVTDGAAMASAACQNPSLTYMALTARAANYAVDELKKGNI
- a CDS encoding GMC oxidoreductase — translated: MANLNIDSVKDRTFDAIVIGSGMSGGWAAKEFTDKGLKTLVLERGRDVKHIKDYPTTNLYPWEFPHHGVLPDDVQKANPIVNRCYAFGEDAAHFFVKDAEHPYVQEKPFDWIRGYQTGGKSLLWARQTQRWSDFDFEGPARDGFAVDWPIRYKDIAPWYSYVEKFAGISGNRDGIPELPDGEFLPAFPLNAVETYFSNHVKKTYKNRHVISARCAHLSKPNQIHLDQGRAQCQERTLCQRGCPFGGYFSANSSTIPWALKSGHCTLRPHSVVESIIYDEKKGKAAGVRVIDANTKEAIEYYADVIFVNAAALNSNLILLNSTSNRFPNGLGNDSGTLGKYVAFHNYSAHINAEYDGAKEWTTDGRNPAGGGYIPRFRNVYKQETDFLRGYACGFSAYRWQQNSSEGIGQTLKDNLVKKDLSGWHVGSHMMGETIPKETNYVTLDKSLKDPWGIPQLRISVDYDDNDEKMKKDYVEQMTEMFTSAGFTNIQASTDHRAPGLDIHEMGGVRMGNDPKTSMLDKWHRLHACKNVYVTDGASMTSTSCQNPSLTYMAFTARAVDHAVSEMKKGNV